In Amycolatopsis coloradensis, one genomic interval encodes:
- the egtD gene encoding L-histidine N(alpha)-methyltransferase has translation MTEVDLDVHHSESDITEQLRADVRAGLEADQKWLSPKWFYDARGSELFEKITALPEYYPTRSEREVLAARGGEIAESSGAHTLVELGSGSSEKTRLLLDALTSHGTLKEFVPLDVSETALAEAAEAITADYPSLEVRGVVGDFTRHLDLLPGDRPRLVVFLGGTIGNFLPADRATFLRSVREVLDEGEWFLLGTDLVKDRETLERAYDDAAGVTAEFNRNMLRVINNGLGANFDPAAFDHVSHWDEENEWIEMRLRAREPQTVDIPGADLQVKFAEGEYVRTEISAKFRREGIAAELAAAGFSVEKWWTDSESRFGVSLARSVRG, from the coding sequence ATGACCGAAGTCGACCTCGACGTACACCACAGCGAATCGGATATCACCGAGCAGCTGCGCGCGGACGTCCGCGCCGGCCTGGAGGCGGATCAGAAATGGTTGTCGCCCAAATGGTTCTACGACGCTCGCGGCAGCGAACTGTTCGAGAAGATCACCGCCCTCCCCGAGTACTACCCGACCAGGAGCGAGCGGGAGGTGCTCGCCGCGCGCGGTGGCGAGATAGCCGAGAGTTCGGGCGCGCACACCCTTGTCGAACTCGGTTCCGGATCGAGTGAAAAGACGAGGCTCCTCCTCGACGCGCTCACGAGCCACGGCACGTTGAAGGAGTTCGTCCCGCTCGACGTCTCCGAAACCGCGCTCGCCGAAGCCGCGGAAGCCATCACGGCCGACTACCCGTCCCTCGAAGTCCGGGGCGTGGTCGGTGACTTCACCCGTCATCTGGACCTGTTGCCTGGCGACCGTCCGCGGCTGGTGGTCTTCCTCGGCGGCACGATCGGCAATTTCCTTCCCGCCGACCGCGCCACCTTCCTGCGCTCGGTCCGCGAGGTGCTCGACGAGGGGGAGTGGTTCCTTCTCGGGACTGACCTGGTGAAGGACCGGGAAACCCTGGAACGCGCGTATGACGACGCGGCCGGGGTCACCGCCGAGTTCAATCGCAACATGCTCCGCGTGATCAACAACGGTCTGGGCGCGAACTTCGACCCGGCCGCCTTCGACCACGTCTCGCATTGGGACGAGGAGAACGAATGGATCGAAATGCGTCTGCGCGCCCGTGAACCGCAGACCGTCGACATCCCGGGCGCCGACCTGCAGGTGAAGTTCGCCGAGGGCGAATACGTGCGCACCGAGATCTCCGCGAAGTTCCGGCGGGAGGGAATCGCCGCGGAACTGGCCGCCGCCGGTTTCTCGGTGGAGAAATGGTGGACGGACTCGGAATCGCGGTTCGGGGTGAGCCTGGCAAGATCTGTCCGTGGCTAA
- a CDS encoding nitroreductase family deazaflavin-dependent oxidoreductase has product MGLAGGIIWVDKRLHRLFKGKVSLVALAGLPSLRLTTTGRKSGLPRSTNLLYFPRAEDFVLVGSNWGRPNDPAWTHNLRSNPDAVVALAGKEIPVRARELRGDEYEAMWKLLLEFWPGYSMEEQAARRVLPIFELKTTTR; this is encoded by the coding sequence ATGGGGCTCGCGGGCGGGATCATCTGGGTGGACAAGAGACTCCACCGGCTGTTCAAGGGGAAGGTGAGTCTGGTCGCGCTGGCCGGGCTCCCTTCCCTGCGGCTGACCACGACCGGCCGCAAGAGCGGCCTGCCCCGCAGTACCAATCTCCTGTACTTCCCGCGCGCTGAGGACTTCGTGCTCGTCGGCTCCAATTGGGGGAGGCCGAACGATCCCGCGTGGACACACAACCTGAGGTCGAATCCCGACGCGGTCGTCGCGCTGGCGGGCAAGGAGATCCCGGTCAGGGCCAGGGAACTGCGCGGAGACGAGTACGAAGCGATGTGGAAACTGCTGCTGGAATTCTGGCCCGGTTACTCCATGGAGGAGCAAGCCGCTCGCCGTGTGTTACCGATTTTCGAGTTGAAGACAACCACTCGATAG
- the egtC gene encoding ergothioneine biosynthesis protein EgtC, whose amino-acid sequence MCRHLAYLGEPCSPAETLFHAPHSLLVQSYAPRDMRGGGSVNADGYGLGWYADGSEPLRLRRSAPLWTDGDLPALAGSVRSHAFLAAVRNGTTGMPVVEAANAPFTGGRYLFSHNGLVRGWPDSMAELAAKLPITRLLTLEATTDSVLLWALLSERLEAGEDPLAAVTWLTGVVEEAGPGSRLNLLLTDGRTLVGTAWTHSLSYRDIGGGVLVASEPCDDDPGWTPVPDRHAVRVTGAGVEILPLEARSEP is encoded by the coding sequence ATGTGCCGTCACCTCGCGTATCTCGGCGAGCCGTGCTCGCCCGCCGAGACACTCTTTCACGCCCCTCATTCGCTGCTCGTGCAGTCCTACGCTCCCCGTGACATGCGGGGCGGTGGTTCGGTCAACGCGGACGGGTACGGCCTCGGCTGGTACGCCGACGGCTCCGAACCGCTGCGGCTGCGCAGGTCTGCTCCCTTGTGGACGGACGGGGATCTGCCGGCACTGGCCGGCTCGGTCCGGTCGCACGCCTTCCTGGCGGCGGTCCGGAACGGGACGACAGGGATGCCCGTGGTCGAGGCGGCGAACGCGCCGTTCACCGGCGGCCGTTACCTCTTCAGCCACAACGGGCTGGTGCGGGGCTGGCCGGACTCGATGGCCGAGCTCGCCGCGAAACTGCCGATCACCCGGCTGCTGACGCTGGAGGCGACCACGGATTCGGTACTGCTGTGGGCTTTGCTGAGTGAGCGGCTCGAGGCGGGCGAAGACCCGCTCGCGGCCGTCACGTGGCTGACCGGAGTGGTCGAGGAGGCGGGGCCGGGTTCGCGGCTCAATCTCCTGCTGACCGACGGCCGGACACTCGTCGGTACCGCGTGGACGCATTCCCTGTCCTATCGGGACATCGGAGGCGGTGTGCTCGTCGCGTCGGAACCGTGCGACGACGATCCCGGCTGGACTCCCGTTCCCGACCGCCACGCCGTCCGGGTCACCGGCGCGGGCGTGGAAATCCTTCCCCTCGAAGCCCGATCGGAGCCCTGA
- the egtB gene encoding ergothioneine biosynthesis protein EgtB, with product MSVESTETNPLRALSPQDLRAHAAEALTRARERSVALTDVDDEDLVRQHSKLMSPLVWDLAHIGSQEELWLVRDVGGREALRPDIDDIYDAFQHARVDRPALPLLGPEEARKYVREVREKSFDILESVPLQGRRLTEDAFAFGMITQHEQQHDETMLATHQLRKGDPVLHAPAPPLSRSGPLPAEVFVPGGAFTMGTSAEPWALDNERPAHEVAVEAFFIDTTPVTCGAYAEFLDSGGYEDPKWWSERGWAYRSEHGIDAPRFWKREQDGWWRTRFGVYEKVPAAEPVVHVSFHEAEAYAAWAGRRLPTEPEWEKAARFDPATGRSRRFPWGDEEPTPDHANLGQRHLRPAEVGAYPAGVSPLGVHQLIGDVWEWTSSGFEAYPGFAAFPYKEYSEVFFGGDYRILRGGSFGTDAAAIRGTFRNWDHPIRRQIFSGFRCARDARPSEVA from the coding sequence ATGAGCGTGGAAAGCACCGAGACCAACCCGCTTCGCGCGCTGAGCCCGCAAGACCTGCGGGCGCACGCGGCAGAGGCGCTCACCAGGGCCCGCGAGCGCAGCGTCGCGCTGACGGACGTGGACGACGAAGACCTGGTCCGCCAGCATTCGAAACTGATGTCGCCGCTGGTCTGGGATCTCGCGCACATCGGCAGCCAAGAAGAGCTCTGGCTGGTGCGTGACGTGGGCGGCCGTGAGGCGCTCCGGCCCGACATCGACGACATCTACGACGCGTTCCAGCACGCTCGCGTGGATCGTCCGGCGCTGCCGCTGCTGGGCCCGGAGGAAGCGCGCAAGTACGTCCGCGAAGTCAGGGAAAAATCCTTCGACATCCTGGAAAGCGTTCCGCTGCAAGGCAGGCGGCTCACCGAGGACGCCTTCGCCTTCGGCATGATCACCCAGCACGAGCAGCAGCACGACGAGACGATGCTGGCCACCCATCAGCTCCGCAAGGGCGATCCGGTGCTGCACGCGCCCGCCCCGCCGCTGTCACGGTCCGGGCCGCTGCCCGCGGAGGTGTTCGTGCCCGGCGGTGCCTTCACCATGGGTACCTCCGCCGAGCCGTGGGCACTGGACAACGAGCGTCCGGCGCACGAGGTCGCGGTGGAGGCGTTCTTCATCGACACCACGCCGGTCACCTGTGGGGCGTATGCCGAGTTCCTCGACTCCGGGGGTTACGAAGACCCGAAGTGGTGGAGTGAGCGCGGCTGGGCGTATCGCAGCGAGCACGGCATCGACGCGCCGCGGTTCTGGAAGCGGGAGCAGGACGGCTGGTGGCGGACGCGGTTCGGCGTCTACGAGAAGGTGCCCGCCGCGGAACCCGTGGTCCACGTTTCCTTCCACGAGGCCGAGGCGTACGCCGCCTGGGCAGGCCGGCGCCTGCCGACGGAACCGGAGTGGGAGAAGGCCGCCCGGTTCGACCCGGCGACCGGCCGGTCACGCCGGTTCCCCTGGGGCGACGAGGAACCCACCCCCGACCACGCCAACCTCGGGCAGCGGCACCTGCGGCCCGCGGAGGTCGGCGCGTACCCGGCGGGCGTTTCGCCCCTGGGCGTGCACCAGCTGATCGGCGACGTCTGGGAGTGGACCAGCAGCGGCTTCGAGGCGTACCCGGGATTCGCCGCGTTCCCGTACAAGGAGTACTCGGAGGTGTTCTTCGGCGGGGACTACCGGATCCTGCGCGGTGGCTCGTTCGGGACGGACGCGGCGGCCATCCGCGGCACCTTCCGCAACTGGGATCACCCGATCCGGCGACAGATCTTCTCCGGGTTCCGTTGTGCCCGGGACGCACGGCCGAGCGAGGTGGCCTGA
- a CDS encoding alpha/beta hydrolase, which produces MRGFALVGALVAGAALTGASGTAVAAQEAGTPAARIGATAPVNWGACTADQIRGVPADQAEFYSCARYRVPIDHDNAALGTIDIAMLKRAAKTPDKKVGSLFLNPGGPGGSGFRMPIGAANYFQPQVLDRFDLIGFDPRGVGASNPLKCFTTQEDADDVFSAQIPVPLTRQEISGTLASYRDYGQFCKNNAGALLNHMSTKDVVRDLDKMRAAVGDQKLTFVGFSYGTLIGSTYTSMFPKQSRAIVIDGNVDPALRTSDGVQYDRERARGFETALDAFLRKCAQVGPKCSFSPGTPREKFDEIRDQLRRQPIKLPDGSSYDINAFTSTVAGVLYSPTSFPPLADDLQALYNIVHPPAAQTQTAQAVELKVLRSGANGRADVSPDSPYTGDDSYFAVNCSDKKITIKQEKVPEIAAKWEKESPTFGRYQAFSDVAACPVWPAKKPDVYRGPWQAKTDTPVLVIGNYYDPATQYLFSKRMADQLGNARLLSVDAFGHCILGDSLGVDKVTADYLIDLKVPANGQVFQPNVQPFETTA; this is translated from the coding sequence GTGCGCGGTTTCGCACTGGTAGGGGCACTCGTGGCCGGCGCCGCGCTGACCGGGGCGTCCGGGACGGCGGTCGCCGCCCAGGAGGCCGGGACGCCCGCCGCCCGGATCGGCGCGACGGCGCCGGTGAACTGGGGTGCCTGCACGGCGGACCAGATCCGCGGTGTTCCCGCCGACCAGGCCGAGTTCTACAGCTGTGCGCGGTATCGCGTGCCGATCGACCACGACAACGCGGCGCTCGGCACCATCGACATCGCGATGCTGAAGCGGGCGGCGAAGACGCCCGACAAGAAGGTCGGTTCGCTGTTCCTCAACCCGGGCGGTCCCGGCGGTTCCGGTTTCCGGATGCCGATCGGCGCGGCGAACTACTTCCAGCCGCAGGTGCTGGACCGGTTCGACCTGATCGGGTTCGATCCGCGCGGGGTCGGGGCCAGCAACCCGCTCAAGTGCTTCACCACGCAGGAAGACGCGGACGACGTCTTCTCCGCGCAGATCCCCGTGCCGCTGACCCGGCAGGAGATCTCCGGGACGCTGGCCTCGTACCGCGACTACGGCCAGTTCTGCAAGAACAACGCGGGCGCGCTGCTGAACCACATGTCCACCAAGGACGTCGTGCGTGACCTCGACAAGATGCGGGCGGCCGTCGGCGACCAGAAGCTGACCTTCGTCGGCTTCTCGTACGGGACCCTGATCGGGTCGACGTACACGTCGATGTTCCCGAAGCAGAGCCGGGCGATCGTCATCGACGGCAACGTCGACCCGGCGCTGCGCACCAGCGACGGTGTGCAGTACGACCGCGAGCGCGCTCGCGGGTTCGAGACCGCGCTGGACGCCTTCCTGCGCAAGTGCGCGCAGGTCGGGCCGAAGTGCTCCTTCAGCCCAGGCACGCCGCGGGAGAAGTTCGACGAGATCCGCGACCAGCTGCGCCGGCAGCCGATCAAGCTGCCGGACGGGAGTAGCTACGACATCAACGCCTTCACCAGCACGGTGGCCGGGGTGCTGTACTCGCCGACGTCGTTCCCGCCGCTGGCCGACGACCTGCAGGCGCTGTACAACATCGTCCACCCGCCCGCGGCGCAGACGCAGACGGCACAGGCCGTCGAGCTGAAGGTGCTGCGGTCGGGGGCGAACGGGCGCGCGGACGTGAGCCCGGACAGCCCGTACACCGGTGACGACTCGTACTTCGCCGTGAACTGCTCGGACAAGAAGATCACGATCAAGCAGGAGAAGGTCCCCGAGATCGCCGCGAAGTGGGAGAAGGAATCGCCCACTTTCGGCCGCTACCAGGCGTTCTCGGACGTGGCGGCGTGCCCGGTGTGGCCGGCGAAGAAGCCTGACGTCTATCGCGGCCCGTGGCAGGCCAAGACCGACACCCCGGTGCTGGTCATCGGCAACTACTACGACCCGGCGACCCAGTACCTGTTCTCGAAGCGGATGGCCGACCAGCTGGGCAACGCCCGGTTGCTCTCGGTCGACGCCTTCGGGCACTGCATCCTTGGCGACTCGCTCGGGGTGGACAAGGTGACGGCCGACTACCTGATCGATCTGAAGGTCCCGGCCAACGGCCAGGTGTTCCAGCCGAACGTCCA
- a CDS encoding glutamate-cysteine ligase family protein, translating to MTTVHDFPEKSGSASNATAKVLSDRAEGEAYVASVCFKHGPPRLLGVELEFTVHYADEPARPLDPDDLATALGPHTPRTLRPDSPALPLPAGSPLSLEPGCQVEISAQPQTTLRHLDAVVSADLAHLENLLAARGLHLGDSGIDRYRAPARKLGTPRYAAMERRFAPMGAGGATMMCSTAGLQVCVDTGEAGDLADRWAAVHALGPPLLATFANSRVHAGRDTGHASARWLAVMETERVRTRSAEPGKDPAGEWARRILDTPLMVLPGRDGRWDAPDSLTFADWIDGRGEGAGLDRPTEEDLAYHLTTFFTPVRPQGYLEIRYLDAQPAARWLHSVALLAALLARPSTVDKVLELCEPVTGRWERAARYGLADPAIAGVASKVVDLGCAELGTTGLPPETITEISEGVQSLVHRSRSHQS from the coding sequence ATGACTACTGTTCATGATTTCCCCGAGAAGTCCGGGAGCGCGTCGAACGCGACGGCGAAGGTCCTCTCGGATCGCGCCGAGGGTGAGGCGTATGTGGCTTCCGTGTGCTTCAAGCACGGGCCACCGAGACTCCTCGGCGTAGAGCTGGAATTCACCGTGCACTACGCCGACGAGCCCGCCCGGCCTCTCGATCCCGACGATCTCGCCACCGCGCTCGGCCCGCACACCCCGCGGACCCTGCGCCCCGACAGCCCCGCCCTCCCGCTTCCGGCAGGTTCACCGCTGAGCCTCGAGCCCGGATGTCAGGTGGAGATCTCCGCTCAACCACAGACCACGCTGCGCCACTTGGACGCCGTCGTCTCGGCCGATCTGGCCCACCTCGAAAATCTTCTCGCCGCCCGAGGCCTGCACCTGGGGGACTCCGGGATAGACAGGTATCGCGCCCCCGCCCGCAAACTGGGCACACCGCGCTACGCCGCGATGGAACGCCGCTTCGCGCCGATGGGCGCCGGGGGCGCGACGATGATGTGCAGCACCGCCGGCCTGCAGGTCTGTGTCGACACCGGCGAGGCTGGCGACCTGGCCGACCGCTGGGCCGCCGTCCACGCGCTCGGTCCGCCCCTGCTGGCCACCTTCGCCAACTCCCGGGTCCACGCCGGACGCGACACCGGCCACGCGTCCGCGCGCTGGCTGGCCGTGATGGAAACGGAACGGGTCCGCACCCGGTCGGCGGAACCGGGCAAGGATCCGGCGGGGGAGTGGGCACGCAGGATCCTGGACACCCCGTTGATGGTCCTTCCCGGCCGTGACGGCCGCTGGGACGCGCCCGATTCCCTGACCTTCGCCGACTGGATCGACGGGAGGGGCGAGGGCGCTGGGCTCGACAGGCCCACCGAGGAAGACCTGGCCTATCACCTGACGACGTTCTTCACCCCGGTCCGTCCACAGGGGTATCTGGAGATCCGGTACCTGGACGCCCAGCCCGCCGCGAGGTGGCTGCACTCGGTCGCCCTGCTGGCCGCGCTGCTCGCGCGGCCGTCCACAGTGGACAAGGTGCTCGAACTGTGCGAACCGGTCACGGGCCGCTGGGAGCGCGCGGCCCGGTACGGCCTGGCCGACCCGGCGATCGCCGGCGTCGCGAGCAAGGTGGTGGACCTCGGCTGTGCCGAACTCGGCACCACCGGTCTGCCGCCGGAGACCATCACGGAGATCAGCGAGGGCGTGCAGTCCCTCGTGCACCGTTCGAGGAGCCACCAGTCATGA